ACCGCACCGTTTTCCATCATGATGATTTCTCTCGCGAGGACTTCTCAAGCGGGTGCTTCTCAAAATCGCAGCGCTCAACCAGGCCCTGCTCGCCATCTTGATTCACGCAGCATGCTCCTTCGGAAGGCAAACACGGCAATCTTCACCCTTCTCCTCCACGCCGCAACCCTCGTCATCGGCGGCCAAGCAGTCATGGGCGGCGTCATGCTCAAGCACAAAGAACATCTCGTCATCGCCGTACGGGAGCAATCAGGACGCATCAAGACGTTGAAAGAAACATTCCCCTCCCTCACCGACCGCTACCCCTTCCTCAAATTACCCTTCCTTCGCGGCGTCATCATCCTTTTTGAAACCCTCATTATCGGGTACAAAAGCCTCCACCTCAGCACCAACATCGCCCTCGGCCAAAACCAAGAAGAGCTAACCAAGAAAGAGCTTGCAATCATCATCATCCTCGCTATCGCGTTCGCACTCTTCCTCTTCAAAGTCCTCCCTCTCGCAGGAGCGACCCTCCTCCAACCACTCTTCGGGCCAAGCAACTTGCTCTTCAACCTCGCAGACGCAGGAATCAAACTTTCCATCTTCATCCTCTACCTCTCCCTGATCGGACTTCTCCCCGACATTCGAGAACTCTTCGCCTACCACGGCGCAGAACATAAAGTCGTTAATTGCTACGAAGCAAGAAAAGCGCTCACCGTGGCCAACGCCAAGAAACAATCAACAAAACAACCACGATGCGGAACCACGTTCATGCTCTTCGTCCTCCTCCTCAGCGCGTTTGTCTACCTCCTCATCCCCCCCTCCCTCGGCTTCAGCCTCAAGCTCGCCCTTCGCATTGCCCTCCTCCCCCTTGTCGCCTCGATTAGCTATGAACTCATCAGGCTGGCAGGGAAGTGCTATCGCCACCCCTGGGCTCGATGGCTCATTGCTCCAGGAATGCTCGTCCAGAAACTCACCACACGGGAGCCAACCGCTAAACAATTAAC
The nucleotide sequence above comes from Candidatus Woesearchaeota archaeon. Encoded proteins:
- a CDS encoding DUF1385 domain-containing protein, whose protein sequence is MMISLARTSQAGASQNRSAQPGPARHLDSRSMLLRKANTAIFTLLLHAATLVIGGQAVMGGVMLKHKEHLVIAVREQSGRIKTLKETFPSLTDRYPFLKLPFLRGVIILFETLIIGYKSLHLSTNIALGQNQEELTKKELAIIIILAIAFALFLFKVLPLAGATLLQPLFGPSNLLFNLADAGIKLSIFILYLSLIGLLPDIRELFAYHGAEHKVVNCYEARKALTVANAKKQSTKQPRCGTTFMLFVLLLSAFVYLLIPPSLGFSLKLALRIALLPLVASISYELIRLAGKCYRHPWARWLIAPGMLVQKLTTREPTAKQLTVGLRALTTLLALHAKQTKKQSARN